A genomic window from Vitis riparia cultivar Riparia Gloire de Montpellier isolate 1030 chromosome 16, EGFV_Vit.rip_1.0, whole genome shotgun sequence includes:
- the LOC117932987 gene encoding receptor-like protein EIX2, translating into MTMAMRSFECLLFSFLVLVVVCAKVGLGTTVGCVERERQALLRFKHGLVDDYGILSSWGTRDCCQWRGVRCSNQSGHIILLHLPAPWSDNTYHYQSLRGEISPSLLELEHLTHLDLSCNDFERSPIPPFVASLSKIQYLNLSYANFTGRLPSQLGNLSNLLSLDLSSNDFEGRPIPPFLASLPKIQHLSLSDANFNGPLPSHFGNLSNLLSLDLSFNLVLNCGNLEWLSHLSSLRHLDLESLDLSKAIHWSQAINKLPSLIHLNLRDCSLPPLTTPSFSPVNSSAPLAFLDLSFNDYDLTSSIYPWLFNFTTTLVHLYLSWNVGINGSIPDAFGNMISLADLDISGNQLQGSIPDIFGNMASLERLDLNVNKLEGEIPKSLSNLCRLQELDLRDNNLSGQLPQVLDLLACANDTLEILNLSDNQLRGSVPDLTGFSSLRSLSLGYNQLNGTLPTSIGHLTKLQVLGINSNSLQGNISEAHLLHLSQLNQLDLSSNSLTFNMSSKWVPPFQLYDLRLTSCQLGPRFPSWLQTQKQLMHLDISTSDISDVIPDWFWNLTSLIYFFNISNNQITGTLPNLSSKFDRSLYIDMSSNYLEGSISELPSVLQLLDLSNNKFSGSTALLCTVPTTSLVYLDLSNNSLSGELPNCWPQWKSLTVLNLENNKFSGKIPESFGSLQLIQTLHLRNNNLIGELPSSLKKCKSLSFIDLAKNRLSGKIPPWIGGNLPNLLVLNLQSNKFSGSICSELCQLKKIQLLDLSSNNLSGTIPRCLNNFTAMTKKGSLTITYLLNTFRVTDFFISYDDREFVKWKGRELEFKNTLGLVKSIDLSSNKLTGEIPKEVTDLLELVSLNFSRNNLTGLIPITIGQLKSLDVLDLSQNQLIGEIPSSLSEIDRLSTLNLSNNNLSGMIPRGTQLQSFNTSSYEGNPTLCGLPLLKKCPRDKEEDDIQQDGNDMWFYVSIALGFIVGFWGVCGTLLLNNSWRYAYFRFLNKIKDWLYVTTTINMARLRRSLQS; encoded by the coding sequence ATGACTATGGCTATGCGTTCCTTTGAATGCCTCCTTTTTAGCTTTCTTGTGCTTGTGGTGGTATGTGCCAAAGTTGGGCTTGGGACCACTGTGGGGTGCGTAGAAAGGGAGAGACAAGCTCTGCTTCGCTTCAAACATGGCCTTGTGGATGACTATGGCATTTTGTCTTCTTGGGGCACAAGAGATTGTTGCCAATGGAGAGGAGTCCGGTGTAGCAACCAATCAGGTCACATCATCCTACTTCATCTTCCTGCCCCTTGGTCCGATAATACGTATCACTACCAGTCCCTTAGAGGTGAGATAAGTCCTTCACTGCTTGAGTTAGAGCACTTGACTCATTTGGATCTCAGCTGTAATGATTTTGAAAGGAGTCCCATACCTCCATTCGTTGCTTCTCTCTCCAAAATCCAATACCTCAATCTCTCTTATGCTAATTTCACTGGACGTCTTCCCAGCCAACTCGGAAATCTTTCCAACTTGCTTTCCCTTGATCTGAGCTCTAATGATTTTGAAGGGAGACCCATACCTCCATTCCTTGCTTCTCTCCCCAAAATCCAACACCTCAGTCTCTCTGATGCCAATTTCAATGGACCTCTTCCCAGCCATTTCGGAAATCTTTCCAACTTGCTTTCCCTTGATCTCAGCTTTAATCTtgttttgaattgtggaaatcTTGAGTGGCTTTCTCATCTTTCGTCTTTAAGACACCTTGACCTTGAGAGTCTTGATCTTAGTAAAGCCATCCACTGGTCACAAGCAATTAATAAACTCCCTTCTCTCATTCACTTAAACTTAAGAGACTGTAGCCTCCCACCCCTCACTACTCCGTCTTTTTCCCCTGTTAATTCCTCTGCCCCTCTTGCTTTCCTTGATCTCTCTTTCAATGATTATGATCTCACTTCTTCAATATACCCATGGTTGTTCAACTTTACTACCACCCTTGTTCATCTTTATCTCTCTTGGAATGTTGGTATAAATGGTTCGATTCCGGATGCTTTTGGGAACATGATTTCTCTTGCAGATCTTGATATCTCTGGGAATCAACTACAGGGTTCAATTCCAGACATATTTGGGAATATGGCTTCTCTCGAACGACTCGATCTCAATGTGAATAAACTTGAAGGTGAGATTCCAAAATCCTTGAGCAATTTGTGTCGTTTACAAGAATTAGACTTGAGAGACAACAATCTCAGTGGGCAGCTTCCACAAGTCTTAGACTTGCTCGCTTGTGCAAATGACACATTAGAGATTTTGAATTTATCTGATAACCAGTTGAGAGGATCGGTTCCTGATCTCactggattttcatccttgagaTCGTTATCTCTTGGTTATAATCAGTTAAATGGAACATTGCCTACAAGTATTGGACACCTTACCAAACTTCAAGTGTTGGGtattaattcaaattcattGCAAGGCAACATCTCTGAGGCTCATCTCCTTCATCTATCCCAATTGAACCAGTTAGACTTATCTTCCAACTCTCTCACTTTCAACATGAGCTCTAAGTGGGTTCCTCCTTTTCAGTTGTATGATCTAAGATTAACCTCCTGCCAATTGGGACCTCGTTTTCCTAGTTGGCTTCAAACTCAAAAGCAGTTGATGCATCTTGATATCTCCACTTCTGACATTTCAGATGTCATTCCAGACTGGTTTTGGAATTTAACTTcccttatttatttctttaatatttccAACAATCAGATCACAGGGACCTTACCCAATTTATCATCCAAATTTGATCGGTCTCTTTACATAGATATGAGCTCAAATTATTTGGAGGGTTCAATATCTGAACTTCCTTCTGTCTTGCAACTGTTGGATCTCTCCAATAACAAGTTTTCAGGCTCCACTGCTTTATTGTGTACCGTTCCTACTACATCTTTGGTCTATCTTGACCTCTCAAACAACTCATTATCGGGAGAGCTGCCCAATTGTTGGCCACAATGGAAGAGCTTGACAGTTctgaatttggaaaataataaattttctggGAAAATTCCAGAATCATTTGGCTCCTTGCAATTGATTCAAACACTGCATTTACGCAACAACAATTTAATCGGAGAATTGCCTTCATCTTTAAAGAAGTGCAAAAGTTTGAGCTTTATTGATTTGGCAAAAAATAGGTTATCCGGAAAAATACCCCCATGGATAGGAGGAAACCTTCCAAATCTGTTGGTTCTGAACCTACAATCTAATAAATTCAGTGGAAGTATATGTTCAGAACTGTgtcaattgaaaaaaattcaactatTGGACCTCTCTAGCAACAATTTGTCGGGTACTATACCAAGATGTCTTAACAATTTCACTGCCATGACTAAGAAAGGGAGTTTGACCATTACTTATCTCCTTAATACATTTCGGGTTACGGATTTTTTTATCTCTTATGATGATAGGGAATTCGTTAAATGGAAAGGAAGAGAACTTGAGTTTAAGAATACTCTTGGACTAGTAAAGAGTATTGATCTTTCAAGCAACAAGCTAACGGGGGAGATTCCAAAAGAAGTAACTGATCTTCTAGAATTGGTTTCATTGAACTTTTCAAGAAACAATTTGACTGGATTAATCCCTATAACAATTGGTCAATTGAAATCATTAGACGTTCTTGATTTGTCTCAAAATCAGCTTATTGGTGAAATTCCATCTAGCCTTTCAGAAATAGATCGTTTGAGTACCTTAAACCTCTCTAACAACAACTTGTCTGGTATGATTCCACGAGGTACTCAACTTCAAAGCTTCAATACTTCTTCTTATGAGGGAAATCCTACACTTTGTGGATTGCCTCTTTTGAAAAAGTGCCCAAGAGATAAAGAAGAAGACGACATTCAACAAGATGGAAATGACATGTGGTTTTATGTTAGCATTGCTCTTGGATTCATTGTTGGATTTTGGGGAGTGTGTGGAACTCTACTACTCAACAATTCATGGAGATATGCATATTTCcgatttttgaataaaataaaagattggcTCTATGTGACTACAACAATCAATATGGCTAGATTACGGAGGAGTCTTCAAAGTTAA